From the genome of Papaver somniferum cultivar HN1 chromosome 2, ASM357369v1, whole genome shotgun sequence, one region includes:
- the LOC113354396 gene encoding putative ubiquitin-like-specific protease 1B has product MYINQEQYMTPDSLRSTTTSSSRSRNSISRIDQYPKPTQSIKREIHGPCRNHKFRRSPDVVTNTFSQENQYKMMLIHRYEQAKSSALDTFRYLRKSDFETRSSSKKDVISEASSLDEDSLQRTPVSAGSTDSSLHRKYANCTDNRSRGLLFTGLSVEWSLRSCRKGHESAEKQKLDVNNLTSEVRERLIIAKEPLNKQEEGFSELFAPLTEAEQNQVSIAFARVNRQKILVAHQHSNIEITGQILQCLKPRGWLNDEVINVYFGLLKEREQREPKKFLKCHFFNTFFYKKLISARDGYDFKAVRRWTTLKKIGYHLLECDKIFVPIIKNLHWCLAVINKKDQKFQYFDSLKGIDYQVLEALARYYMDEVKDKSGEDINTASWTFECPHDIPTQENGSDCGMFMIKYADFFSRGLSLCFSQKDMPYFRERTAVEILSLTVE; this is encoded by the exons ATGTACATCAATCAGGAACAATATATGACTCCTGATTCTTTAAGGAGTACTACTACTAGTAGTAGTAGAAGTAGGAACAGCATTTCAAGAATCGATCAGTACCCAAAACCTACTCAAAGTATTAAGAGAGAAATTCATGGCCCTTGTCGGAACCACAAATTTCGCCGATCACCGGATGTCGTTACAAACACTTTCTCACAGGAAAATCAGTATAAGATGATGCTGATTCATCGGTATGAGCAGGCTAAGAGTTCAGCTCTTGATACTTTTCGGTATTTGAGAAAGAGTGATTTTGAAACTCGGAGTTCTTCTAAGAAGGATGTAATTTCTGAAGCTTCAAGTTTAGACGAAGATTCACTGCAGAGAACACCAGTGTCTGCTGGAAGTACTGATTCTTCGTTGCATAGAAAATATGCAAATTGTACTGATAATCGAAGCCGGGGTTTACTCTTTACTGGTCTGAGTGTGGAGTGGAGTCTGCGTTCATGCAGAAAGGGGCACGAGTCTGCAGAGAAGCAAAAGCTGGATGTGAATAACTTAACCTCCGAAGTTCGGGAAAGGTTAATAATTGCAAAGGAACCTCTAAATAAACAAGAG GAGGGATTCAGTGAGCTTTTTGCTCCACTCACGGAGGCTGAACAGAATCAAGTGTCTATTGCCTTTGCTAGAGTCAATAG GCAGAAGATCTTGGTTGCGCATCAGCATTCTAATATTGAAATTACAGGCCAAATTTTGCAGTGCTTGAAACCACGTGGTTGGTTGAATGATGAG GTCATTAATGTCTACTTCGGATTGTTGAAGGAGAGGGAACAAAGAGAACCAAAAAAGTTTTTGAAGTGTCATTTCTTCAACACGTTTTTCTATAAGAAG CTAATTAGTGCGAGGGATGGTTATGACTTCAAAGCTGTCAGAAGATGGACTACTCTAAAGAAGATAGGATACCACCTTCTTGAATGCGACAAG ATATTTGTACCTATCATCAAAAACCTACATTGGTGCTTGGCTGTTATCAATAAGAAGGATCAGAAGTTTCagtattttgattcactcaaaggCATTGATTACCAAGTTCTTGAAGCCCTG GCTAGATATTACATGGATGAAGTAAAAGATAAAAGTGGCGAAGACATAAACACAGCTTCTTGGACTTTTGAGTGTCCCCATGACATACCTACTCAGGAGAATGG GTCGGAC
- the LOC113352598 gene encoding uncharacterized protein LOC113352598 gives MEDVHPNCSFGCNTSETIEHLLITCPYAKSVWAIEPNLIYVNPDNTSSFLEICKTWIRRLDSGIPIEIILTKAWFIWKERCNRVFEQKQQTKTPLGLEIQRFLDFWYKSNMPPTQFIKGKLKIQNWSLPNTSQFKLNIDAAWISLDFPAGFSLILRNDVGDFELGRAGPFTASSPEKAEAIGLLQSVNWAVEKGLSNFTVEGDLPRTANNVADVLAKEAKSCS, from the exons ATGGAGGATGTACATCCTAACTGCTCCTTTGGCTGTAATACATCTGAAACAATAGAACATCTTCTGATTACTTGTCCTTATGCCAAATCTGTTTGGGCTATAGAGCCAAATCTTATTTATGTTAATCCAGACAACACATCCTCTTTCTTAGAAATTTGCAAAACATGGATAAGGAGACTAGATTCTGGGATACCTATTGAAATAATCTTGACAAAAgcttggttcatttggaaagagAGATGCAACAGAGTCtttgaacaaaaacaacaaactaaAACTCCATTAGGCTTAGAAATACAAAGATTTTTAGACTTCTGGTACAAGAGTAACATGCCACCAACACAGTTCATTAAGGGTAAATTGAAGATACAAAACTGGTCTCTGCCTAACACTTCACAGTTCAAGCTTAATATTGATGCTGCTTGGATTTCCTTAGATTTTCCTGcaggtttttctttaattcttaGGAATGATGTAGGAGACTTCGAGCTTGGCAGGGCAGGACCGTTCACAGCATCTTCCCCTGAAAAAGCGGAAGCCATAGGACTACTACAAAGTGTTAACTGGGCAGTTGAAAAAGGCTTGTCAAATTTCACAGTGGAAGGCGATT TACCTAGAACTGCAAACAATGTAGCAGACGTATTAGCAAAAGAAGCTAAATCCTGTTCTTAA